In the genome of Poecile atricapillus isolate bPoeAtr1 chromosome 30, bPoeAtr1.hap1, whole genome shotgun sequence, one region contains:
- the LOC131589820 gene encoding collagen alpha-1(I) chain-like has translation MGHRTPPGPGVGGFSPPFPSSPREPIRSVRQKGLPPTGRNGSRGAETPHTQKSTARQTPTLCPPHAYKSERKRSGDPFATQPAGPRWLGPHRPRQLRKGRGAAASPAPYISLAGDIFPRRVRVRTRAGAGHRGRPPPLKQFRPQSAGPRLKAEEGGRGPQQLGARDGVPPPRPRDSRRATSPVTEPLERQKAGQSRRQGRAPHRASPAAPFRHTALSHLATAGRERGTGRRQPRPTGQPGLRDSRGRAGAGGKASYGARTTTEAPPADVCPRLPATVPHRDRQPKKTAPRRGGPRLKAEHMRGTRRRRLARQPPAFGFSPPQGLPRLGDKGTPLKFASCPATGPGLSAGPGPGPGPGRTRPPGDARLPAPGLDLLASPGPGPGPGPGPRTALVSGWHRNASPGSKILGPSDFFSCLRGQTPPSRADGQPAARARPADALDRQRGVPTPRGAETRHQPASRTSGRTAGEWKQAEACGGTRLEAAGPPRHWTRIAGRGGGRAAACSCRLSGGPRRSSAPGPPRAGPARNRPSPPAPAAHRLLGFSPPPVGDACRAAPPCDVTLPGTAFRAFPAPLLGDSWGRRRWPRPTHAPGGSPSGRPLGTATTPAGAEERADGAAGSLRLSLRRRLPSRSPPAGPTEACRQTAAPLIEPAKQKARSEGGEGLRPIGESRSTHRTAARRLTAGQTSGRPTVYPAAEGRRPTKAPRVQQVYPVATSRRGRLACPWVPPQGPPAANGRRPPKAARVPLGLHPRGRQPPRAARVPLGATPEAAKGWAGAARSWRGQRVDFPRFHQRPRAGEGKPAARRRRRRRPRGQAPAPRIGPGTRAEGSRGPSRPAAGPLSARRGTRLPPPKDLGSAARSGPRTPRIGPGTRAEESAKARRGGGTTAPARAPARPRRRSPLSAPGPPPREASVEEEEEVDERRRRARARRPWPGRRRRRRTGLRPVGRARKRQKLVAGCPTIVRYAAGERRRRIRPPLRAPTTSGAPHRARPPERAGGRLSRAHRGSGGAAVYRPSQTPHLPLSPERVAAGARRPLGARSESPPRGSPPRLTGSKPAARRRPRRGAGPGTPPGDPPPREPRGPTPAARGLPRARRPRRPTARRGNPAGGEADGAAAPGPDDGDGGDGGRRCWGAGRGKAEGGRRGGRAAPAAAGAIHGKGPARVQSRRRARARAPPPARPGRAAAESALTRARRLVQPRRAPSPASRPSPTDPALRANPYPEVTDPACRLPLPTLFQHARGCSPWRPAADMGTARRETYTLSPGFSRASESSPDAAGTATLSKARAPLSGRTHSRAPGPSQRKENSPRGSRRLLRDRLRRRTGRLAAPVSATPDSGI, from the exons ATGGGACATCGCaccccgccggggccgggggtcGGGGGGTTTTCACCCCCTTTCCCCTCTTCCCCGAGGGAACCCATCCGAAGCGTGCGACAAAAAGGTTTGCCACCGACC GGCCGCAATGGGAGCAGGGGGGCAGAAACCCCTCACACCCAAAAAAGTACGGCAAGGCAGACCCCCACGCTCTGCCCGCCGCACGCCTACAAAAGCGAAAGAAAACGAAGCGGGGACCCGTTCGCGACGCAGCCCGCCGGGCCACGGTGGCTCGGTCCGCACCGGCCACGACAACTGAGGAAGGGGCGAGGCGCCGCCGCCTCGCCCGCGCCATATATCTCTCTCGCCGGGGACATTTTTCCCCGTCGCGTCCGGGTCCGCACGCGGGCAGGGGCCGGCCACCGCGGCCGGCCGCCACCCCTGAAACAATTCCGCCCGCAAAGCGCGGGTCCCCGGCTTAAGGCCGAGGAAGGGGGACGAGGGCCACAACAACTCGGGGCGAGGGACGGGGTGCCGCCACCCCGGCCCCGCGATTCCCGTCGGGCGACTTCTCCCGTCACCGAGCCCCTGGAGCGGCAAAAAGCGGGGCAAAGCCGAAGGCAAGGCCGCGCGCCCCACCGGGCGTCCCCCGCAGCCCCTTTCCGACACACGGCTCTCTCACACCTGGCAACAGCGGGTCGGGAGCGGGGAACGGGGCGCCGCCAGCCTCGGCCGACCGGGCAACCCGGTCTTCGGGACTCTCGGGGaagggccggggcggggggtAAAGCCTCGTACGGGGCTCGAACAACGACAGAGGCGCCCCCGGCCGACGTCTGCCCGCGGCTGCCGGCCACCGTGCCCCACCGAGACCGACAGCCGAAAAAAACCGCACCCCGCCGAGGGGGGCCCCGGCTTAAGGCCGAGCACATGAGGGGGACGAGGCGCCGCCGCCTCGCCCGCCAGCCACCAGCGTTCGGTTTTTCCCCACCCCAgg GTCTACCCCGCCTGGGGGACAAGGGTACCCCTCTGAAGTTTGCCTCGTGTCCCGCCACCGGACCAGGCCTGTcggccggccccggccccggccccggccctggGCGGACCCGGCCTCCCGGGGACGCCCGCCTGCCCGCCCCTGGGCTAGACCTGTtggccagccccggccccggccccggccccggccccggccctcG GACGGCTCTTGTGTCGGGGTGGCACAGGAACGCTTCGCCGGGATCAAAAATTCTCGGCCCATcggatttcttttcctgcctgcgCGGCCAGACGCCTCCCAGCCGAGCCGACGGGCAGCCCGCGGCCCGCGCCCGGCCCGCCGACGCGCTCGACCGGCAACGGGGCGTCCCCACCCCGCGGGGAGCAGAGACACGGCACCAGCCAGCAAGCCGCACCTCGGGGCGGACAGCGGGAGAATGGAAGCAGGCGGAAGCGTGCGGTGGGACGCGGCTGGAAGCCGCCGGCCCCCCGCGTCACTGGACTCGAATCGCCGGCAgaggcggcgggcgggcggccgccTGCTCATGCCGGCTCTCCGGCGGTCCGCGGAGGTCgtcggccccgggcccgccTCGTGCGGGCCCGGCACGGAACCGCCCTTCGCCGCCGGCTCCCGCGGCGCACCGCCTTCTGGGCTTTTCCCCGCCCCCGGTTGGCGACGCTTGCCGGGCGGCCCCGCCCTGCGACGTCACCCTGCCTGGCACCGCCTTCCGGGCTTTCCCCGCCCCCCTGCTGGGCGACAGCTGGGGCCGACGGCGGTGGCCCCGACCCACCCACGCCCCAGGCGGCTCCCCAAGCGGCCGGCCGCTCGGCACGGCGACAACGCCTGCGGGGGCTGAGGAGCGGGCCGACGGGGCCGCCGGCAGCTTGAG GCTTTCGCTCCGACGGCGCCTTCCTTCCCGCTCGCCCCCGGCCGGCCCCACTGAAGCCTGCAGGCAGACGGCAGCCCCGCTGATCGAGCCAGCCAAGCAGAAAGCGAG AAGCGAAGGCGGCGAGGGGCTCAGGCCGATAGGGGAGAGCCGCTCGACGCATCGCACGGCGGCCCGCCGGCTGACAGCAGGTCAAACCagcggccggccgaca gtctacccagccgcCGAAGGCCGCCGGCCGACAAAGGCCCCTCGCGTGCAACAGGTCTACCCAGTGGCCACCAGCCGCCGAGGGCGGCTCGCGTGCCCCTGGGTGCCACCCCAGGGGCCGCCAGCCGCCAACGGCCGCCGGCCGCCGAAGGCCGCTCGCGTGCCGCTGGGGCTCCACCCAAGAGGCCGCCAGCCGCCGCGGGCCGCTCGCGTGCCGCTGGGCGCCACCCCAGAGGCCGCCAAGGGCTGGGCCGGAGCCGCTCGCTCTTGGCGTGGCCAA CGGGTGGACTTCCCCCGCTTCCACCAGCGCCCGCGCGCCGGGGAAGGGaagcccgccgcccgccgccgccgccgccgccgccctcgAGGCCAAGCCCCCGCCCCGCGTATCGGGCCTGGGACCCGCGCGGAGGGAAGTCGAGGCCCCTCGCGGCCCGCGGCGGGGCCCCTCTCGGCCCGTCGCGGCACGCGGCTCCCACCCCCCAAGGATTTGGGCTCGGCCGCGCGCTCCGGCCCCCGGACTCCGCGTATCGGGCCTGGGACCCGCGCGGAGGAGAGCGCGAAGGCGCGGCGAGGGGGGGGGACGACCGCGCCGGCCCGGGCGCCCGCGCGCCCGCGCCGCCGGAGCCCCCTgtcggccccgggcccgccgccgAGAGAGGCCtcggtggaggaggaggaggaggtggacgAGAGGAGGCGCCGCGCACGCGCGCGACGCCCCTGGCCCGgtcggaggaggaggaggaggacggggCTCCGGCCGGTCGGCCGGGCCCGAAAGCGACAAAAGCTTGT CGCCGGGTGCCCCACGATCGTGCGGTACGCGGcgggggagaggcggcgccGCATCCGTCCGCCCCTCCGGGCCCCGACCACGAGCGGCGCTCCGCACCGGGCCCGCCCGCCGGAGCGGGCGGGCGGCCGGCTATCGCGAGCCCACCGAGGCTCCGGCGGCGCTGCG GTGTACCGCCCCAGTCAAACTCCCCACCTGCCGCTGTCCCCGGAGCGGGTCGCGGCCGGCGCGCGCCGGCCGCTTGGCGCCAGAAGCGAGAGCCCCCCTCGGGGCTCGCCCCCCCGCCTCACCGG TTCTAAGCCGGCTGCTAGGCGCCGGCCGAGGCGGGGCGCcggcccggggaccccccccggggACCCTCCCCCGCGCGAACCGCGGGGCCCGACGCCGGCCGCGCGCGGCCTCCCGCGcgcgcgccgcccccgccgcccgaCCGCGCGCCGCGGGAACCCCGCCGGCGGCGAAGCCGAcggggcggcggcgcccggCCCCGACGACGGCGACGGCGGCGACGGCGGCCGCCGCTGCTGGGGCGCCGGCCGCGGCAAGGCGGAGGGCGGGCGGAGGGGGGGGCGGGCGGCGCCCGCCGCAGCTGGGGCGATCCACGGGAAGGGCCCGGCGCGCGTCCAGAGTCGCcgccgcgcgcgcgcgcgcgcgcccccACCGGCGCGCCCGGGCAGGGCCGCGGCGGAGAGCGCACTCACCCGCGCGCGGCGCCTCGTCCAGCCGCGGCGCGCGCCCAGCCCCGCTTCGCGCCCCAGCCCGACCGACCCAGCCCTTAGAGCCAATCCTTATCCCGAAGTTACGGATCCGGCTTGCCGACTTCCCTTACCTACATTGTTCCAACATGCCAGAGGCTGTTCACCTTGGAGACCTGCTGCGGATATGGGTACGGCCCGGCGCGAGACTTACACCCTCTCCCCCGGATTTTCACGGGCCAGCGAGAGCTCACCGGACGCCGCCGGAACCGCGACGCTTTCCAAGGCGCGGGCCCCTCTCTCGGGGCGAACCCATTCCAGGGCGCCCGGCCCttcacaaagaaaagagaactcTCCCCGGGGCTCCCGCCGGCTTCTCCGGGATCGGTTGCGTCGCCGCACTGGGCGCCTCGCGGCGCCCGTCTCCGCCACTCCGGATTCGGGGATCTGA